From one Paenibacillus terrae HPL-003 genomic stretch:
- a CDS encoding class I SAM-dependent methyltransferase, producing MNAIHFIREYIRHPRSVGAIIPSSRQLAKQITTPIYFDQASCIIEYGAGTGVFTQELIKNKRPDTLLLVIETNESFYKTLQSKYGHLEQVHIIHGSAEHVARYMKQYHVSKVDYVVSGLPFTSLPAALSSLILGQTAEVLGHEGKFITFQYSKVKHNFFRTFFGDIQIKKVHYNVPPAYVFTCSL from the coding sequence ATGAATGCGATTCACTTTATTCGAGAGTACATCAGGCATCCACGCAGCGTAGGCGCTATCATACCAAGCTCAAGACAGTTGGCCAAGCAAATTACCACACCAATCTACTTTGACCAAGCATCGTGCATCATTGAGTATGGTGCAGGTACCGGTGTGTTTACGCAAGAACTGATTAAGAACAAGCGCCCGGATACGCTACTGCTAGTGATTGAGACCAATGAATCGTTTTACAAAACATTGCAAAGCAAGTACGGACACTTGGAGCAGGTGCACATCATTCATGGATCGGCCGAGCATGTAGCCCGGTATATGAAACAGTACCATGTCTCGAAAGTGGATTACGTCGTATCAGGACTCCCTTTTACCAGCTTACCTGCCGCCTTATCCAGCCTGATTTTGGGACAAACTGCCGAAGTTCTGGGTCATGAGGGCAAATTTATTACGTTCCAGTATAGTAAGGTAAAACACAATTTTTTTCGTACCTTCTTTGGCGACATCCAAATCAAAAAGGTACATTACAACGTCCCACCCGCCTATGTTTTCACGTGCAGCCTGTAA
- a CDS encoding serine protease: protein MNLEWALQWGWSVLNACLYLLLQPFYYISILIVALSYRRQMLLERKLFHTKLHNWVGETWRVVWSGLIAGLALSALGVFVSVHLTSASIVCLWVTTLLLMLVRVRYLCLAYAVGLLGVAQFALNVAEGWQPGGVLGTSVTAIRGLDIPALLVLVAAMHVAEALLVRWQGGKAATPLFVEGKRGRLVGGYRMEDLWPIPLLLLVPVQGGFTLPWTPLFGDGTGYMLAALPVLMGFSSVTLGQLPRQKAVLTSNRLLLYSVALLLLSLLAAWWSPLMLVAALFSFLAHEALIWYGNMEESRLSPMFVHPEQGLRVLAVLPDSPATAMGILPGEAIYRVNSVVVNSRNELHQALRINSAFCKLEVRNLQGESKFVQRGMYDGDHHQLGVVLAPDADASWAVSIRPASIYRIVAMRLGARRRKGGQASKMESPSLDTIEK, encoded by the coding sequence ATGAACTTGGAATGGGCTTTACAATGGGGATGGAGCGTTTTAAATGCTTGCTTGTACCTGCTTTTGCAGCCGTTTTACTATATCTCGATACTCATTGTCGCGCTTAGCTATCGTCGGCAAATGCTGCTGGAGCGCAAGCTCTTTCATACCAAGCTGCACAATTGGGTGGGGGAGACATGGCGCGTAGTCTGGAGTGGTCTAATCGCGGGGCTGGCCTTGTCTGCTCTGGGAGTGTTCGTAAGTGTGCATCTGACCTCGGCTTCCATCGTGTGCCTGTGGGTGACCACATTGCTGCTTATGCTGGTGCGCGTGCGTTACCTGTGCCTGGCCTATGCGGTGGGCCTACTGGGTGTAGCCCAGTTTGCTTTGAACGTGGCGGAGGGATGGCAGCCTGGGGGAGTGCTCGGAACATCGGTGACAGCCATCCGTGGATTGGATATTCCGGCGTTGTTGGTGCTGGTTGCCGCAATGCATGTGGCTGAGGCGCTGTTAGTCCGCTGGCAGGGAGGAAAGGCCGCAACTCCACTGTTTGTGGAGGGCAAGCGGGGAAGGCTGGTCGGTGGCTACCGGATGGAAGACCTCTGGCCCATTCCGTTGTTGCTTCTGGTTCCTGTTCAGGGAGGCTTTACGCTTCCGTGGACGCCGCTGTTTGGTGATGGAACCGGATATATGCTGGCAGCCTTGCCTGTTCTTATGGGCTTCAGCAGCGTGACGTTAGGCCAGTTGCCACGCCAGAAGGCGGTGCTAACGTCCAACCGTCTGCTTCTCTACAGTGTAGCCTTGCTCCTGCTGAGCCTGCTGGCAGCGTGGTGGAGTCCGCTGATGCTGGTGGCAGCGTTGTTCTCTTTCCTGGCCCATGAGGCGCTGATCTGGTACGGCAACATGGAAGAGAGCCGCCTCAGCCCTATGTTTGTTCATCCAGAGCAAGGGCTGCGTGTGCTGGCTGTGCTGCCGGATAGTCCTGCGACGGCGATGGGTATTCTGCCCGGCGAGGCCATTTACCGCGTGAACAGCGTCGTCGTGAACAGCCGCAACGAGTTGCACCAAGCCTTGCGTATCAACTCCGCTTTTTGCAAGCTGGAGGTACGTAACCTTCAAGGTGAGAGCAAGTTTGTGCAGCGCGGCATGTATGATGGCGATCACCACCAATTGGGAGTCGTGCTTGCTCCAGATGCGGACGCAAGCTGGGCTGTATCCATACGCCCTGCCTCGATCTACCGGATTGTTGCCATGCGCTTGGGCGCACGGCGGCGTAAAGGTGGACAGGCATCCAAGATGGAGAGTCCAAGTTTGGACACGATAGAAAAATAG